The genomic stretch CGATAAGATCGATGTGGTGGAGTACAAGTATACCATTCCGGAAAACATTGCCCGCTGCGGCGCTATGGGGGTTAAGCAGCTTCCCAGCATCTATATTAATGGTGAATTGAAATACTCTTCCATCATACCCAGCCGGGATGAACTTTTTAAGGAAATTGAGGCCCTGCTCTAGAATGAAACCGATTCCCCTCTACTTTATCGCCGGATTTCTCGGGGCAGGAAAAACCACGGTGCTGAACAGTCTGCTTGGCAGCCTTAACGGCCGCCGGGCGGGACTGATAATAAATGAGTTTGGTGCTGTCGGCATAGATGCCTCCAGAGTGGAAAACAGTTCCCGGGATATCTTTGAGCTGAATAACGGGCAGATCTTCTGTGCCTGCCTGGCGGCCCCGCTGGCATCCAGCCTTATCCAGCTTGCTGAAAAGGGGCCGGACCTGATTCTTGCCGAGTGTTCCGGTCTTTCAAAGCCTTCAACCCTGCAGGATATGATTGCGGGTATCGCCAAAACGAGCGAAGGAAAGATTGAACTGGCGGGACTCATCACGGTTGTTGACGGACCGCGTTATCCGGTGCTCAGTCAGACTGTTCAGGCAGTCCGGGAACAGGTAGCCTATGCCGGAGCAGTGGTTCTGAATAAAACCGATCTGATCTCTTCTGCAGAGGTCGCTGCTGCTGAAACCCTGCTGCGGGAGGTTAATCCCAGGGTCTCTGTTCTCCCGGCGATCCATGGGCGGATCAGCATCTCCGAGATTGAACGTGTTCTGCCGCTAAGCAGTACAGTACCTGGTCCTGAGAAGGAGTATATGGGGTGGGGAGACTCGGGACGGCCCAAAAGCTATTATCTTCATTCGCTCAATCCGGTTTCTAAAGATTCCCGGTATGGGCTTGACCGGTTCCTGCAGAAGGCCGCAGAAAAAGCCTTCAGGATTAAAGGCGCTCTCCCGGCAAAAGAGGGGGGGTATTTCTTTGTTGACTGTGTCGGAGAGAACCTGGTCTGCGAGCTTAAAGCGGAAGAGGCGCCGGTGCAGGGCCTGGTGATTATTGTCCCCGGAGACGGAGTTGGGGCTGAATACTTTTCTCTGCTCTGGAATGATCAGATGAAGACCGAAGCACAGCTGCGCTGATTCAGTTTCGGTGTACCGATTTATACCGTTTCAAGGATTCTGCATCAAGCCGCAATGACTTTGCTATTTTGTTTCCTATAAAGAATATATCATCATGACACTGCTGAGCCGTGCTCTCGTTGTGCCGGAAAACGCTGATGCGATAAAGGAATCCTTCAATTCTGCGAAGCCGCCGTTCCTGTCGTTCTTTTTCGTTCATTGTTAATGACAATTATAGCGAAGGGGAGCCGGGAAATCAAAAAAAAGCAAAAAAAAGCCGGCCTGAAGCCGGCTTGTAAATATCGTTCCTGTTATCTGCAAGGAACTGGTATTTCGTTTTTTTTCTCCAAAAGGAGTTCGAAATCACCTCTTCGGTAAGCCACTCTATAGTGTATTTCTATAGGCGCCTCCCGTTTGATAAAATTAAATTCTACCAACACAATATCTCTGCCGGGGCTGATCCCGGCCTGTCCTTACAGGCGGTTGTTCCATCGGTGCCTCCTCTAATAAGAAACATCCAATAATCACAATGTAGTCCATCCCATGCTGGAAGTCAAATTTTCTAACAAAATTCTTGCAGCATTTTAATAAAAAGCCGCCGGGATTTTTCCCGGCGGTCAGCACTATGCAATCAGAGTCTGTACTATACGTTATACGTACTGGCGGAGACATCTCCTCCGGTACCGGTCCAGTTGGTATGAAAAAACTCTCCCCGGGGTTTGTCTACCCGTTCGTAGGTGTGGGCTCCGAAATAGTCCCGCTGGGCCTGAAGCAGGTTCGCCGGCAGGCGGTCATTCCGGTAGCCGTCATAGAAGGCAAGGGCAGTGGAGAAGGCCGGGGTCGGAATGCCCAGTTCCACGGCCTTGGCGACAACCCTGCGCCATGATGCCTGACATTCATCGATCTTGTTCTTGAACCAGGCGTCCATGAGCAGGTTGTTAAGGTCAGCTTTCTTGTCGAAGGCATCTTTGATTCGTCCCAGGAACGCGGAGCGGATAATACATCCTCCCCGCCACATCAGGGCGATTCCGCCGTAGTTCAGGTTCCAGCCGTATTCTCTGGCTGCTTCCCGCATCAGCATGTATCCTTGAGTGTAGGAAATAATCTTGCTTGCCAGAAGCGCCTGTTTTATATCCTCGATGAACGTGGCCTTGTTTCCGGAGAATTTGCCATCCGGACCGGAAAGGACATTGCTGGCTTCTACCCGTTCCTCTTTCATGGCGGAAAGACAGCGGGCAAAGACTGCTTCGCCGATCAGGGTAACCGGAACGCCAAGGTCCAGGGAGCTGACTCCCGTCCATTTTCCGGTCCCTTTCTGTCCCGCGGTATCCAGAATCTTCTCCACCAGGGCCGACCCGTCCTCGTCCTTGAAGGCCAGGATGTCCCGGGTAATCTCTACAAGGTAGGAGTCCAGTTCCCCGGTGTTCCACTCCTTGAATACCTTATGCATTTCGTCGGCGTCCATACCGAGGGCGTTTTTCATCAGCATGTAGGCTTCGCAGATCAGCTGCATGTCCCCGTATTCAATACCGTTATGGACCATCTTTACGTAGTGGCCGGCTCCGTCTTCGCCGACCCAGTCACAGCAGGGTTCGCCGTCGTTGGTTTTGGCGGCAATGGACTGGAAGATATCCTTGACCAGGGGCCAGGCTTTTTTGTTTCCCCCGGGCATCATCGACGGTCCGCGGCGCGCTCCCTCTTCGCCGCCGGATACCCCGGTTCCAATATAGAGGATGCCTTTATCTGCCAGGGCCTTGGTGCGGCGAATGGTGTCGGGAAAGTGGGAGTTTCCTCCGTCGATAATCAGGTCGCCCTCTTCCAGGTGGGGCAGGACCATCTCAATAAACTTGTCAACAACATCGCCGGCCTTTACCATCAGCATGACCTTGCGGGGTCTTTCCAGCAGGGAGACAAACTCCTCCGTGGAATGGGCGCCGTAGATGGTTTCCCGGCCTTTTGCCGGGCCTTTGAGGAAATCGTCTACCTTGCTGACGGTCCGGTTAAAAACCGCCACCTTGAATCCCTTGTCGTTCATGTTCAGAACAAGGTTCTGTCCCATGACCGCCAGGCCTATAAGACCAATATCCGCTTTTCTTTCCGCCATAATGACTCCTTATCTCCTAAAACTCTCAATTCCCTTTAAATCTTTTGTAGTGTCCTGAACCGTGGGGATGAATCGGTAGTAAAACTCCTGCCGGCAGAGAATTAACTGCCCATGTATGCGCGTTGCAGAGTTTTTTCCAGATTCCCGGCTATACCCGAATCCCTCGCGTTTTTCATCCCCACGCTTGTGAACACTAACTAAATCTTTCCGGGACCGCCCAGAGGCCGACCGCCGGATTGGAAACATAATAGATCTCTTCACCATCAGGCAGGGTATTCCAGCCGTCTTTCAGGGTATCCGGGTTGTAGCGCTGAGTTATCTCGTCAAGATCGGCAAAGGTGTACCCTGCGCTGGTAATCTCCTCCCGGCTTAAGTGCCCGGGGCAGTAGGTTATGGAGAAGCGTCCCTCCGGAGAACCGTGAATCAGGTGGGCCGCGACCCCCAGGTTCTGCTGCAGGTCCTCATTTTCATTCACCAGACGCAGTACCTCGCTGGTTTTTACGTAACCGTACTTGCGGATGATCCTGTCGTTTTCCGGATCCTCGCCGAACTCCTTGACTCCCGGTGCCAGAACGATAAGCTCTCCTCCATCAGCTATGGCCATACGGGTACGGTAAACGCTCTTGTTGCCGATCCAGGTGCTCTTGAACTCCTCGGGATCAAGATAGACCACCGCCTTTTTGATCGGCCGGTCGAGCATGGTAAAATTGACCTTCAGGGAAAGCTCTGCGGCTTTGTAGAAGCACTCGTGATCATCCCCGATAAAAAGACCCCGAATCGGGAGGCTGCCGTCCTCCGCGCGGCCGATAACCGTCAGAATGTAAATCAGCCGGGGAAGTTTGCTGCCGAAGTGTTCCGAGGCATAATTCAGTATGGCTCTGACAGGATTGTCCGCCCGACCCATGATTTTTTCCATACCGTAGACGGCACCAACAAAATGGCTCTTGTTTATGCCCTCCTGGCCGCCTGTGCCGACGAAGATATTCTTGTTGTAGTTGGCAAGGCCGATGACCTCGTGGGGTACCACCTGTCCTACAGAGAGGATCAGGTCGTGTCCTCCGTCGGTGAGCATGCTGTTTACCTGGGCGGGCCAGTCAAAGTCGATCCTGCCCCCGGTCTGTTCTTTTACGAACTGTGCAGGTACCGTTCCCAGGGTTGAGAGGTCTTTTCTCCAGCGGTGTTCCCGGAATAAGTCCCGGGGAACCCCGGAAAACATCTTGTCGGTCTCTTCCTTGCTCATGGGAGCATGGGTTCCGATTGCCGGCATTATGTCCGTTAAAGTATCACCGAAATAATCGTAAAGATACCGCGTAATCTTCCCGGCCTGAGAGTGGGCCCGGCTCATATCTGGAGGCAGGGCAAGTACCTTTTCTGGTGCGTCAAGCTTCTTTAGTACAGTCTCGATGATGCCTTTTAGTTCCGTATCATCAATGACCGTGTTCTCTCCGCCTGCGGCGTAATAGAGCATTCTCTTACTCTCCTTTTGGTCTTACTGCCAGTCGGGCTTCTCGGGAAGATACTGGTCAAACTCTTTTAAGAGCTCTTCCTGGTAGCGGCCGGCGAAAGTCCCGGCAAAAAAGCGATCCAGTCCTTCGCTATAGAGACGTTCCCAGCTGGCCTCTTCGTGGCCGGGGTTAATGGGGAAAAACAGGGCATCGTTTGATTTTGCAGCCTTGTAGTCCCCGGGAGCGTCACCGATCATCAGGATCTTTTCCGCGGGATACTTGCCGCCGGCGGCGAATTTAATATGCTCGGTTTTGGTTCCCCGCTCCTGACCGGCGATCATGCGGACGTATTTATTAATACCGTGTTCGCCCCATTCCCGCTCCAGGGCTTCGGTGGGGGTCTGGCTGACCACAAGGGCGTCGGCTTTTTCCGTCATTTTCTTAAGGCTCTCTTCTACCAGGGGATAGGGTGGTACATTCTTTACGAACCAGGCAATGGTTTCGTTGACCCCCAGGGACCAGTCCCTGATCATCTTCATCTCGTCGGAGGGCTTGCGTTCAACCTCTGCCAGGAATGCCGGATTCCCGAGTTTTGTCTCCCGCTTGCACCAGTCTGCCAGATCCTTGAGAACCGGAACATCGGCATGGCGGTCTTTGACCTCTTTACGGGCGGCAAGAAGCTCGGTTGCGTACTGTATGGCCATAAAGCGGTTGCACCCCCTGTTTTTTGAGTAGAGGTTTACAAACTCCCATACCTCGCGGGCATACTTGGAAACCGACTGCAGTCCGAAGTGGTAAATAAACTGGGGGCAAAAACACTCTTTGTGTTTGATCTCCATGGAGTCGAAGGCACAACCGTCGGAATCTATACCGACGAAGAACTCCTTTTGCGGTTTGAAATCCTTTAATTCCTGTACTGGGTCGCTCATCATTCCTCCTTGACGGTACAAGACCGGCGGGATACAGTAGTTTTGTACGCTTACGTTTATCAGTCTGTAATGAAACTTGTACTATGTCAACGGGTATCAGTCAAGTTTTGTAAACCCTTACATTTTCTCATTGACACCCGAGCTATTGCGTACTACTGTAGAAACCGAAAGGAAACGAAATGCCAGCCAACAGACGGCACGATGAAATACTTACTATCCTCTCCCGATTGCGCTCCGTCAGCGTGGGCGATCTTACCACGAGGCTGAAGGTTTCCGAGGTTACCATTCGCAAGGATCTTACGACCCTGGAGGAGATGGGCTTTCTGATCCGTACCCACGGGGGAGCGGAACTGGCAGAGGACCGCAAATTCCGCCGCACTTTGAAAATGCGCCGAAATGAGAATCGGGACAAGAAACATGCTATCGCAACCCGGGCAGCGGAACTCGTACGGGAAGGGGACACCATCTACATAGATTCAGGCTCTACCTGCATGCTCTTTGCAGAGGCGGTTGCGGATATTGCCCTCCGGGTTGTAACCAACTCCATGGACGTTATGAACCGCCTGGCGGACAGGCCGGGAATAAGCCTGATCGCCGTAGGTGGGGCTTATCACAAGGAGGCCGGCAGTTTTCTCGGGCCCACAGCCATAGAGAACCTGCGGGACTTCCAGATCGGAACATGCTTTATGGGGGCCACCGGGTTTTCCGCTGCGGGAGTTTTTTCGTCCCAGAATATTCTGGAAGCCCAGCTCAAACAGCGGGCTCTGGAGGTTTCCGAACGGCGGGTAATTCTGGCGGACTCATCGAAATTCGAGTACTCCGCTTTTTCGGTCTTTGCCCGGGCCGACGGAGTGGATGTTTTAATTACCGACAAGGATTTTTCCGGAGAGGGCCAGATGCTGGCAGCTGGAATCGATGTTCTGTTTGCTGACTATCCTGCGGAAAACAGAGCTTAAGCCTGGATACCGACCCCGGTTTTGAAGACCGGGGGATAAAATTTACTTTTAAGGAACGGATTATGAGTTATTTAGATGAGATGTTCAGTTTAAAAGAGAAAACCGCCGTAATTACCGGCGGGGGCGGTAATATCGCCTATGCCATGGGTGAATCCCTGCTGCGGGCGGGGGCTAACGTGTCGCTTTGGGGGCACCGTTATCCCTCCATTGACGAGAACCTGGAAAAGCTCGCCAGGGCTACGGGTTTGAAGGACCAGCTGCAGCGGGTCAAGGCCGACGCGGGCGACGAGGCAGCCGTGGCGGGAGCCTGCGAAGAAACGGAAAAGCAGTTCGGTTCCGTGGATATTCTGATTAACGCCGCAGGAGGAAACCGGGGGAAATCCGGCTGGGTCGATGTTGACATGAAGACCTTTGAAGAGGTCCTTCACCTCAATCTGGTAGCCGGCCTGATGGTCCCCACCAAGGTTTTCGTAAAAAAATGGAAGGAAAAGAAGATCAAGGGGAGCATCGTAAACCTGACTTCCATGACCAGTTACATTCCTCTTTCCGGGACTCACGCCTACGGCGCCGCGAAGATGGCGGTTCTGAACCTTACCATGGCCGGTGCCCGGGAGTTCGCCCCCGACGGAATCCGGGTCAACGCCATTGCTCCGGGTTTCTTTGTGGGCAAGCAGAACAAGGCCCTCCTGATGGACGAAACCACCGGCAACCTGACCGCCAGAGGGCAGGCCATCATCGACCATACCCCCTTCGGCCGTTTCGGCGAGGTCCAGGAGCTTGCCGGGGCACTGCTCTTTCTTTGCAGCGAAAAGGCTTCCGGTTTTGTAACCGGTGTCTCAATTCCGGTAGATGGCGGTTACCTGGTTCACAATATCTAAAGCAGTAAAAAAGGAGTTTTATATGGCCAAACAGTTTCTCGATGACGATTTCATGCTGCAGAACGATGCGGCCCGTACCTTATACCATGAGTATGCAGCGGATATGCCCATATTCGACTATCACTGTCATTTGCCGCCGGAACAGGTTGCACAGAACAAGCAATTCAAGAACATGACTGAAATCTGGCTCTACGGTGATCATTATAAATGGCGTGCCATGCGGGCCAACGGCGTGGATGAACGTTACTGCACCGGAGATGCCCCGGACTGGGAGAAGTTCGTCGCCTGGGCGGAGACGGTACCTAAAACCATCGGGAATCCCCTGTACCACTGGACCCACATGGAGTTGAAGGATCCCTTTGGTATCAGCGGCAAGCTGCTGAATCCCCGGACCGCCGGAAGCATCTACGAGGATATCAATAAAAAGCTCGCCTCCGGCGATGAGTTCCGGGCCCGGGGTATCATGGAGCATTTCAAGGTAAAAGCGGTCTGCACTACCGATGATCCTGCAGACAGTCTTGAGCACCATGCCTCGGTGGCAGCAGACACCAGCTTCACGGCAAAGATGTACCCCGCCTTCCGGCCGGACAAGTCCATGGCGGTGGATACCGGCGAGGCCTGGATCGAGTATCTTTCCAGGCTGGGGGCAGCTGCTTCCATGAGCATCGACTCCTTCGGGGATCTGGTCTCCGCCCTGGACAAACGGCACGAGTTCTTCCACTCCATGGGGGGGCGCCTCTCCGACCATGCCCTGACCCTGCCGGTCTACGCTCCCGCCTCCGACGCGGAGCTGGAGGCCATCTTCAAAAAGGCGAAGACCGGCGGAGATGTAAGCCCCGAAGAGGCAGACAAATTCCGTACCGCCCTGATGCTCCACTTCGGCCGCATGAACGCCCAGCGGGGCTGGGTAATGCAGCTTCATCTGAATTGCCTGCGGAACAACAATACCCGGCTCTTCAGAAAGCTGGGTACCGATGTGGGGCTGGATGGTATGGCTGATGGGCAGATAGCTGCTCCTCTCTGTCGCTTTCTTGATGCCCTGGATATTGAAGAGAAGCTGCCGAAAACCATACTCTACACCTTGAATCCCCGGGACAACGAACTGCTGGCCTCCATTGGCGGGAGTTTTCAGGACGGAAGCACTCCCGGAAAAATCCAGCTGGGAACCGCCTGGTGGTTCAACGATCAGAAGGACGGTATGCTGCAGCAGATGACTACCTTGTCGAACATGGGCCTTTTGAGCCGCTTCGTGGGTATGATCACCGACTCAAGGAGTTTTCTCTCTTATCCCCGGCACGACTATTTCCGGCGAATACTGTGCAACATGGTCGGTACCTGGGTAGAGGAGGGCGAAGCTCCCCGGGATATGGACCTTCTGGGCGGCATGATAGCGGATATCTGTTTTAATAATGCCCGGGATTACTTCGGCATGGATATCGATTGAGGACAAAAGATTTTATAGGAGAAGAAAGATGAAACTGGAAAAATACTCATTTGGCTGCGGTGATCGCTTTTTTCATCAGGGAAAACCCCAGCTCGAAGCAATAATCGCCGCCAAGGATTTGGGGATCGATATTGTACCTGTCTGGAACAAAAGTTACCGCGAGCACAGCATCGTGGGAACCGATCCCATGTCTGCCCGCAAAGAGGCCGACGAGGCGGTTAAATCCCTTAACTGGAAGAACTCCTACTATGTAGATGCCGACCATATCGGTCTGGGAAACGTGGACCTCTTTATTGAAGCATCCGATTTTTATACCCTGGATGTGGCTGATTTTACCGGCAAAGCCGCCGACAAAGACTCCATTGAAGCCTTCGTAAAGAAGTACTCCTCCTACATCGGCAGCATCGAGGTTCCCGGTATCGCCAAAAAGCTTGAGATCACCGAAGCAAAGCTTAAGAGCATCGCCGGGAAGTACCTGCTGGCCGTCCAGGAAGCGGGTAAAATCTACCGTCACGTAGTCGAGAAGAAGGGAGAAGGCAACTTTGTTCCGGAGGTCTCCATGGACGAGACCGATCTGCCCCAAACCCCGGATGAGCTGCTGTTTATCCTCGCGGCAATTGCCGACGAAGGCATTCCCGCCCAGACCATTGCCCCCAAGTTTACTGGCCGCTTTAACAAGGGTGTCGACTATGTGGGCAATGTGGAGCAGTTCAACAAGGAGTTCGATGAGGACGTCTGCGTAATAGCTTTTGCGGTTAAGGAGTTCGGTCTGCCGGACAACCTGAAGCTCTCCATCCACTCCGGGAGTGACAAGTTCTCCATTTATCCGGGAATGCGGGCTGCCATGCGCAAGCACGACGCGGGACTGCACCTGAAGACCGCCGGAACCACCTGGCTGGAAGAGATTATCGGCCTGGCTGAGGCAGGCGGCGAAGGCCTTGAAATCGCAAAAGAGGTTTACCGCACGGGCTTAAAGAAATTCGATGAGCTCTGCGCTCCCTATGCAGCGGTCATTGACATCGACAAAACCAGACTGCCCAGTCCCGACGAGGTCGATGGCTGGTCCGGCCCCTTTTTCGCCAAAGTTCTGCGGCATGATCAGTCTGAAAAGCTCTATAATCTGCATGTGCGGCAGCTGCTGCATGTCGGGTATAAGGTCGCTTCCCAGATGGGGAGCCGCTGGACCGATGCCCTTGAACGCTACGAGGACGTTGTGGCCGACCAGGTCCGTGAAAACCTGCTGGAACGGCACATTAAACGGGTATTCTAAACAGGGAACAAGTATTTCTACTAAAACAAAAACAGGCTGCCTGAGATCCTTCTCAGACAGCCTGTTCTTTTTGCAGCTTTCATTAGCCCAGCAGGGCATCAACCTTTTCCAGCTCCTGAATAATCGGGATCTTCTGCGGACATTTCGGTTCACACTCTCCGCAGGCCACACATTGATCGGCCCCGCTGCCTGCGAGGAACTTGCCGTACTGACCGCGTTGTTCATCGGCGTTATTGAACATGTACGCGTCGTTGTAAAACTTGAAAGAGCGTGGTATATCAACTCCGTTAGGACAGGGCATGCAGTACTGACACGAGGTACAGGGTATCTGGATACGGCCTTTGTAGTAATTCCGTACCCGGTTAACCGTATCCATTTCATCCTGACTGAGGGATCCCGGGCGTCCCTGCGGGGCGCTCTCCAGGTTCTGTTCCACATGCTCCGGCAGGCTCATTCCGCTCAGGACCACTGTAATCCGGGGATCATTCCAGACCCAGCGAAGGGCCCATTCCGCAGGGCTGCGCCGTGTGCTGTTAGAGTTCCAGAGGGCGGAAACCTCCTCCGGGACGTTGCTGGTAAAGTATCCCCCCCGCAGTGGTTCCATAACGACAATTCCCACTCCTCTGTCGTAGGCATAGGCGAGCCCCTCTGTTCCGGCCTGGAAATCCTCATCCAGAAGGTTGTACTGGATCTGACAGAACTCCCATTTGTAGGCGTCAATTATCTCCTTGAACAGAGGCAGTTCATCATGAAAGGAGAAACCAATATGCTTAATTCTGCCGTCGGCCAGAGCCCGTTCCATGAAGTCGAACAGACCCAGGCTTGTAAGGTTTTGCCAGCGCTGGCTGTTGAGTGCGTGGATCAGGTAGTAATCAATATGTTTGGTGTTCAGCTTGTGCAGCTGCTCGTTCAGGAGCCGGTCCATGTCCTCATGTTTGCTGACTTCCCAGCTGGGAAGCTTGGTTGCAAGGTAGACCTTTTCCCGGTATCCCTCCGCCAGGGCTCCGGCCAGAAAATTTTCGCTCTCTCCGCCGTGATAGGGCCAGGCGGTATCGATA from Marispirochaeta sp. encodes the following:
- a CDS encoding SDR family oxidoreductase translates to MSYLDEMFSLKEKTAVITGGGGNIAYAMGESLLRAGANVSLWGHRYPSIDENLEKLARATGLKDQLQRVKADAGDEAAVAGACEETEKQFGSVDILINAAGGNRGKSGWVDVDMKTFEEVLHLNLVAGLMVPTKVFVKKWKEKKIKGSIVNLTSMTSYIPLSGTHAYGAAKMAVLNLTMAGAREFAPDGIRVNAIAPGFFVGKQNKALLMDETTGNLTARGQAIIDHTPFGRFGEVQELAGALLFLCSEKASGFVTGVSIPVDGGYLVHNI
- a CDS encoding DeoR/GlpR family DNA-binding transcription regulator; this translates as MPANRRHDEILTILSRLRSVSVGDLTTRLKVSEVTIRKDLTTLEEMGFLIRTHGGAELAEDRKFRRTLKMRRNENRDKKHAIATRAAELVREGDTIYIDSGSTCMLFAEAVADIALRVVTNSMDVMNRLADRPGISLIAVGGAYHKEAGSFLGPTAIENLRDFQIGTCFMGATGFSAAGVFSSQNILEAQLKQRALEVSERRVILADSSKFEYSAFSVFARADGVDVLITDKDFSGEGQMLAAGIDVLFADYPAENRA
- a CDS encoding lactate racemase domain-containing protein, which encodes MLYYAAGGENTVIDDTELKGIIETVLKKLDAPEKVLALPPDMSRAHSQAGKITRYLYDYFGDTLTDIMPAIGTHAPMSKEETDKMFSGVPRDLFREHRWRKDLSTLGTVPAQFVKEQTGGRIDFDWPAQVNSMLTDGGHDLILSVGQVVPHEVIGLANYNKNIFVGTGGQEGINKSHFVGAVYGMEKIMGRADNPVRAILNYASEHFGSKLPRLIYILTVIGRAEDGSLPIRGLFIGDDHECFYKAAELSLKVNFTMLDRPIKKAVVYLDPEEFKSTWIGNKSVYRTRMAIADGGELIVLAPGVKEFGEDPENDRIIRKYGYVKTSEVLRLVNENEDLQQNLGVAAHLIHGSPEGRFSITYCPGHLSREEITSAGYTFADLDEITQRYNPDTLKDGWNTLPDGEEIYYVSNPAVGLWAVPERFS
- a CDS encoding tagaturonate epimerase family protein, giving the protein MKLEKYSFGCGDRFFHQGKPQLEAIIAAKDLGIDIVPVWNKSYREHSIVGTDPMSARKEADEAVKSLNWKNSYYVDADHIGLGNVDLFIEASDFYTLDVADFTGKAADKDSIEAFVKKYSSYIGSIEVPGIAKKLEITEAKLKSIAGKYLLAVQEAGKIYRHVVEKKGEGNFVPEVSMDETDLPQTPDELLFILAAIADEGIPAQTIAPKFTGRFNKGVDYVGNVEQFNKEFDEDVCVIAFAVKEFGLPDNLKLSIHSGSDKFSIYPGMRAAMRKHDAGLHLKTAGTTWLEEIIGLAEAGGEGLEIAKEVYRTGLKKFDELCAPYAAVIDIDKTRLPSPDEVDGWSGPFFAKVLRHDQSEKLYNLHVRQLLHVGYKVASQMGSRWTDALERYEDVVADQVRENLLERHIKRVF
- a CDS encoding GTP-binding protein; the protein is MKPIPLYFIAGFLGAGKTTVLNSLLGSLNGRRAGLIINEFGAVGIDASRVENSSRDIFELNNGQIFCACLAAPLASSLIQLAEKGPDLILAECSGLSKPSTLQDMIAGIAKTSEGKIELAGLITVVDGPRYPVLSQTVQAVREQVAYAGAVVLNKTDLISSAEVAAAETLLREVNPRVSVLPAIHGRISISEIERVLPLSSTVPGPEKEYMGWGDSGRPKSYYLHSLNPVSKDSRYGLDRFLQKAAEKAFRIKGALPAKEGGYFFVDCVGENLVCELKAEEAPVQGLVIIVPGDGVGAEYFSLLWNDQMKTEAQLR
- a CDS encoding aldo/keto reductase, with product MNKEMLYRSFPGGKEKLSILGFGCMRLPQNSDNPKDIDIPLATKMIRNAIDQGVNYIDTAWPYHGGESENFLAGALAEGYREKVYLATKLPSWEVSKHEDMDRLLNEQLHKLNTKHIDYYLIHALNSQRWQNLTSLGLFDFMERALADGRIKHIGFSFHDELPLFKEIIDAYKWEFCQIQYNLLDEDFQAGTEGLAYAYDRGVGIVVMEPLRGGYFTSNVPEEVSALWNSNSTRRSPAEWALRWVWNDPRITVVLSGMSLPEHVEQNLESAPQGRPGSLSQDEMDTVNRVRNYYKGRIQIPCTSCQYCMPCPNGVDIPRSFKFYNDAYMFNNADEQRGQYGKFLAGSGADQCVACGECEPKCPQKIPIIQELEKVDALLG
- the uxaC gene encoding glucuronate isomerase encodes the protein MAKQFLDDDFMLQNDAARTLYHEYAADMPIFDYHCHLPPEQVAQNKQFKNMTEIWLYGDHYKWRAMRANGVDERYCTGDAPDWEKFVAWAETVPKTIGNPLYHWTHMELKDPFGISGKLLNPRTAGSIYEDINKKLASGDEFRARGIMEHFKVKAVCTTDDPADSLEHHASVAADTSFTAKMYPAFRPDKSMAVDTGEAWIEYLSRLGAAASMSIDSFGDLVSALDKRHEFFHSMGGRLSDHALTLPVYAPASDAELEAIFKKAKTGGDVSPEEADKFRTALMLHFGRMNAQRGWVMQLHLNCLRNNNTRLFRKLGTDVGLDGMADGQIAAPLCRFLDALDIEEKLPKTILYTLNPRDNELLASIGGSFQDGSTPGKIQLGTAWWFNDQKDGMLQQMTTLSNMGLLSRFVGMITDSRSFLSYPRHDYFRRILCNMVGTWVEEGEAPRDMDLLGGMIADICFNNARDYFGMDID
- the gnd gene encoding decarboxylating NADP(+)-dependent phosphogluconate dehydrogenase; amino-acid sequence: MAERKADIGLIGLAVMGQNLVLNMNDKGFKVAVFNRTVSKVDDFLKGPAKGRETIYGAHSTEEFVSLLERPRKVMLMVKAGDVVDKFIEMVLPHLEEGDLIIDGGNSHFPDTIRRTKALADKGILYIGTGVSGGEEGARRGPSMMPGGNKKAWPLVKDIFQSIAAKTNDGEPCCDWVGEDGAGHYVKMVHNGIEYGDMQLICEAYMLMKNALGMDADEMHKVFKEWNTGELDSYLVEITRDILAFKDEDGSALVEKILDTAGQKGTGKWTGVSSLDLGVPVTLIGEAVFARCLSAMKEERVEASNVLSGPDGKFSGNKATFIEDIKQALLASKIISYTQGYMLMREAAREYGWNLNYGGIALMWRGGCIIRSAFLGRIKDAFDKKADLNNLLMDAWFKNKIDECQASWRRVVAKAVELGIPTPAFSTALAFYDGYRNDRLPANLLQAQRDYFGAHTYERVDKPRGEFFHTNWTGTGGDVSASTYNV
- a CDS encoding HAD family hydrolase, which translates into the protein MMSDPVQELKDFKPQKEFFVGIDSDGCAFDSMEIKHKECFCPQFIYHFGLQSVSKYAREVWEFVNLYSKNRGCNRFMAIQYATELLAARKEVKDRHADVPVLKDLADWCKRETKLGNPAFLAEVERKPSDEMKMIRDWSLGVNETIAWFVKNVPPYPLVEESLKKMTEKADALVVSQTPTEALEREWGEHGINKYVRMIAGQERGTKTEHIKFAAGGKYPAEKILMIGDAPGDYKAAKSNDALFFPINPGHEEASWERLYSEGLDRFFAGTFAGRYQEELLKEFDQYLPEKPDWQ